GCCGCGGGTGAGGTGCACCGCGCTGCGATGCAGGGCCTCCCGGCCTGCCAGGCGCATCGTGGACCACCAGAGGGAACCGGCCCGGTCCCGGACCTCCTCCCAGCCGCCCGCCAGGAACTCCTCCTCGGAGTAGGCGGCGATGCCGCTGCTGCCCGCCGAGCCGAGCGCGGGCGGGATCGGGTCGAGGTTGCCGTCGACCACGACCAGGCGGGAGACCAGCCGGGGGTGCCGGGCGGCCAGGACGATGGCCACCGAGCCACCCATGCTGTGCGCGACCAGCTCGGCGCCCACGACACCCGCGCCGGTCAGGGCCGTGGCGAGGGCATCGGCGTGGGATTCCAGGGTGTAGTCGAATTCCGTCGGCCGGTCGCTGATGCCGTGCCCGAGCAAGTCGACCAGCAGTGACCGGCGTCCGGCGAGCAGCGGATGAACCGCGACCTCAGCGAAGTAGGCCGGCGACGTGGCGCCCAGTCCATGGACGTAGACGCGGGGCGGCTCCTGCCCCGGCACCTCGACCCAGCGGATCCGGCTGCCTTCGGGCGTCACGGTGGCGCTGCGCACGGTCTGCTCTCCTCCACTCCGGCTTCACGGAGGGCCGAGCGTAGCCACCGGGCCCCCGTGCACCGGCACCGGCCCAGCAACGGACGTCTCCCGTACCACGCTGGCAATGGTCAGGGTCGCGACGCGGCCGGCGAGGTCTACGCCTCGAGGCGCCGACTCGGGGGAGTTCCTGGCCGTCATGGCCGTCGAAGCAGGACAGGTGTCCGCTCCGGTCGGACAAGAGCAGCAGCCGTGGTGACCGCGTCTCGCCGCACACGGTTCGGGACGAGTGGACGTACGACTTCAACCGCCTCGACATCTGCTGGGGGCACGGCGGCCAGGACACGCTGATCACGGTGTCCGGGCCACATCGGGAGGCAGGACGAGTCGGCGGGAGTCAGAGGGAGAAGAAGTCGCCCAAGGCGGCGGAGAGTGGGCCGGGGGCCTCCTCGGCGACGTGGTGGCCCGCGTCGATGCCCTGGCCGCGCACGTCGTCGGCCCAGTCGTGCCAGATGGCGCGCGGGTCGCCGTACAGGTCCTCCAGGTCGTCCCGCAGTGACCACAGAACCAGGACCGGGCAGTGGATCCGTGTGCCCCGGGCCCGGTC
The Streptomyces sp. NBC_01723 genome window above contains:
- a CDS encoding alpha/beta fold hydrolase, giving the protein MRSATVTPEGSRIRWVEVPGQEPPRVYVHGLGATSPAYFAEVAVHPLLAGRRSLLVDLLGHGISDRPTEFDYTLESHADALATALTGAGVVGAELVAHSMGGSVAIVLAARHPRLVSRLVVVDGNLDPIPPALGSAGSSGIAAYSEEEFLAGGWEEVRDRAGSLWWSTMRLAGREALHRSAVHLTRGTVPTMRELLLDLKIPRTYLLPEADGPLPGTDVLTEAGVAVVPVPDCGHNIMLDNPEGFAHATAEALSDGFQR